The following coding sequences are from one Lolium rigidum isolate FL_2022 chromosome 6, APGP_CSIRO_Lrig_0.1, whole genome shotgun sequence window:
- the LOC124667287 gene encoding uncharacterized protein LOC124667287, which yields MSFEDKAIASRMTSPSPKAAVSESDLRIINAASNVDHSQANSQANAVLGPVAIFWDIENCPVPSDVRPDDVAGYIRTAIRMHPFVKGAVTMLSAYGDFNAFPRRLREGCQRTGVKLVDVPNGRKDAADKAILVDMFLFALDNRPPSSIMLISGDVDFAPALHILGQRGYTIVLAIPSSVTVASALSSAGSFVWDWPSLARGAGSVPPRSLGHRAPDPSFCLNSVTVGKFPEIQTEEEAIVYMGTSRSEYGGRTSNQTYCYNSSQVTGESCKAFYTVGDGNCGTSTSLRSHNVSCGLNEVPVVDQGFTGEQSWWVRPGDLQGLKGQLIRLFELSGGSVPLFRVPSEYLKLFGRHLYVAEYGAVKLVHIFEKLSESFVVIGKGQRKMICLRNSGDRNLKKFSSTPMILKNDKRGNATLEVGTTGTCRQVSSSSDDFSEDEQNISPDAIGAYVFDSHLDNCSKEIEALLVCYLHYPIPLCQFEDMYEQRYKKSLDYQSFGVDGLEELLCKLNDVVELTVDEDDTKFVRAKLGKR from the coding sequence ATGTCTTTTGAAGATAAAGCAATCGCTAGCCGTATGACCTCACCCTCACCGAAAGCTGCGGTATCAGAATCAGATCTTCGGATCATAAATGCTGCATCAAATGTGGATCATTCTCAAGCCAATAGCCAGGCAAATGCAGTCCTTGGTCCAGTGGCTATCTTTTGGGACATTGAGAACTGCCCTGTTCCAAGTGATGTACGGCCAGATGATGTGGCTGGGTATATAAGGACAGCAATACGGATGCATCCTTTTGTTAAGGGTGCAGTTACAATGCTATCTGCTTATGGAGACTTCAATGCTTTCCCTAGAAGACTCAGAGAGGGTTGTCAGAGAACTGGAGTCAAACTTGTTGATGTTCCAAATGGACGGAAAGATGCAGCTGATAAGGCCATACTGGTAGACATGTTTCTCTTTGCTTTGGACAATCGGCCACCGTCGTCAATTATGCTTATATCTGGTGACGTAGATTTCGCTCCTGCACTCCATATACTTGGTCAGCGTGGATACACTATTGTCCTTGCCATTCCATCTTCAGTTACTGTCGCATCAGCTTTGAGCAGTGCTGGGAGTTTTGTGTGGGACTGGCCTAGTCTTGCCCGTGGTGCAGGCAGTGTGCCCCCCAGATCCTTAGGACATCGTGCTCCTGATCCATCATTCTGTCTCAATAGTGTAACGGTGGGGAAATTTCCTGAAATACAGACTGAAGAGGAGGCTATTGTTTATATGGGAACTTCGAGGAGCGAGTACGGTGGCAGAACAAGCAACCAGACATATTGCTATAACTCTTCACAGGTGACTGGCGAATCATGCAAAGCTTTCTATACTGTCGGAGATGGGAATTGTGGCACTAGCACATCATTGAGGTCACATAATGTATCATGTGGTTTGAATGAAGTCCCAGTGGTAGACCAAGGTTTTACAGGTGAACAGTCATGGTGGGTTCGTCCTGGTGATCTTCAGGGCTTGAAGGGTCAACTTATAAGGTTATTTGAGTTATCTGGTGGATCTGTTCCACTTTTCCGTGTTCCTTCAGAGTACTTGAAGCTCTTCGGAAGGCACCTGTATGTAGCAGAATATGGAGCTGTCAAACTTGTGCATATTTTCGAAAAGCTATCCGAGTCTTTTGTTGTCATAGGGAAGGGTCAGAGAAAGATGATTTGCCTCCGCAATTCTGGTGATAGGAACCTGAAGAAATTCTCGAGTACGCCAATGATTCTGAAAAATGATAAGAGAGGCAATGCTACTCTTGAGGTAGGTACTACCGGAACATGTCGGCAGGTGAGCAGCTCGTCAGATGATTTCTCAGAGGATGAACAGAACATTAGCCCTGATGCCATTGGAGCATATGTGTTTGATAGCCATCTGGACAATTGCAGCAAGGAGATTGAGGCTCTTCTTGTTTGCTACTTGCACTACCCTATTCCACTGTGTCAGTTTGAGGACATGTACGAACAACGGTACAAGAAGTCTCTCGACTACCAGAGCTTTGGAGTCGATGGTCTGGAGGAACTACTTTGCAAGTTAAATGATGTTGTCGAGTTGACTGTGGATGAGGACGACACGAAGTTTGTCAGAGCCAAGTTAGGGAAACGCTAG
- the LOC124666077 gene encoding probable protein ABIL3 isoform X1, whose protein sequence is MEAAAMSPSSVSSQSHNLDAASTSDDMPSLQEGLLFSDSLKDLRNLRSQLYSAAEYFEVFYTNNSHRSTVVTSLKDYAVEALVSTVDHLGFVSYKVDNLVNEKADEVNDTELRVSSVEQRVRICQQTIDQEGRSQQSLLIKAPRYHTRYILPGADIAESAIHPVSEPPRYNRQYAGRKMRKSQSAISTPVSRQTTMRSIRSQSPTIRETHHRSRSMSPSRKARGKSPSPQPGWPQPEVVNSNPKGIETRAEPKAETRAGSPIPTPSPLARSTTVARRPPLDPKHFRQTSMQLHSDWENQKDKEREKSSSKGRGFLKSLLSRRRWRNDESLYNYLDEY, encoded by the exons ATGGAGGCAGCCGCAATGTCGCCATCCTCCGTCTCGTCCCAGTCCCACAACCTCGACGCTGCCTCCACCAGCGACGACATGCCGTCCTTGCAAGAGGGCCTCCTCTTCTCGGACAGCCTCAAG GACTTGAGGAATCTGCGGTCACAACTATACTCAGCGGCAGAATATTTTGAAGTATTCTACACAAACAACTCGCACAGATCTAC GGTGGTGACAAGTCTAAAAGACTATGCAGTTGAGGCCCTTGTTAGCACTGTTGACCATCTGGGTTTTGTGTCGTACAAGGTGGATAATCTTGTCAATGAAAAAGCGGATGAGGTTAACGATACAGAGCTTCGAGTGTCGTCGGTTGAACAG AGGGTAAGGATTTGCCAACAGACGATCGACCAAGAGGGAAGATCTCAACAGTCTCTTCTTATTAAGGCACCGCGGTACCACACGCGGTACATTTTACCAG GCGCAGATATAGCGGAGTCTGCTATCCATCCGGTCTCAGAGCCCCCGCGGTATAACAGGCAATATGCAGGTCGCAAAATGCGCAAGTCTCAATCTG CAATTTCCACTCCAGTTAGTAGGCAGACTACAATGAG GAGTATCCGTTCACAGTCTCCTACAATTCGTGAGACACATCATCGATCACGGTCCATGTCACCTTCTCGAAAAGCACGAGGGAAATCACCATCGCCACAGCCAGGGTGGCCCCAGCCTGAAGTTGTGAACTCAAATCCAAAAGGTATAG AAACTAGAGCAGAACCAAAGGCAGAAACAAGAGCAGGTTCGCCGATACCAACTCCCAGTCCCCTTGCGCGATCTACTACAGTCGCAAGAAGACCACCTCTGGATCCGAAGCATTTT AGACAAACTTCGATGCAGCTCCATTCCGACTGGGAGAACCAAAAAGACAAAGAGCGGGAGAAAAGCTCGAGCAAAGGCCGGGGTTTCCTCAAGTCATTGCTCTCAAGACGTCGGTGGAGGAACGACGAGTCGTTGTACAATTACTTGGACGAGTATTGA
- the LOC124666077 gene encoding probable protein ABIL3 isoform X2, with product MEAAAMSPSSVSSQSHNLDAASTSDDMPSLQEGLLFSDSLKDLRNLRSQLYSAAEYFEVFYTNNSHRSTVVTSLKDYAVEALVSTVDHLGFVSYKVDNLVNEKADEVNDTELRVSSVEQRVRICQQTIDQEGRSQQSLLIKAPRYHTRYILPGADIAESAIHPVSEPPRYNRQYAGRKMRKSQSAISTPVSRQTTMRSIRSQSPTIRETHHRSRSMSPSRKARGKSPSPQPGWPQPEVVNSNPKETRAEPKAETRAGSPIPTPSPLARSTTVARRPPLDPKHFRQTSMQLHSDWENQKDKEREKSSSKGRGFLKSLLSRRRWRNDESLYNYLDEY from the exons ATGGAGGCAGCCGCAATGTCGCCATCCTCCGTCTCGTCCCAGTCCCACAACCTCGACGCTGCCTCCACCAGCGACGACATGCCGTCCTTGCAAGAGGGCCTCCTCTTCTCGGACAGCCTCAAG GACTTGAGGAATCTGCGGTCACAACTATACTCAGCGGCAGAATATTTTGAAGTATTCTACACAAACAACTCGCACAGATCTAC GGTGGTGACAAGTCTAAAAGACTATGCAGTTGAGGCCCTTGTTAGCACTGTTGACCATCTGGGTTTTGTGTCGTACAAGGTGGATAATCTTGTCAATGAAAAAGCGGATGAGGTTAACGATACAGAGCTTCGAGTGTCGTCGGTTGAACAG AGGGTAAGGATTTGCCAACAGACGATCGACCAAGAGGGAAGATCTCAACAGTCTCTTCTTATTAAGGCACCGCGGTACCACACGCGGTACATTTTACCAG GCGCAGATATAGCGGAGTCTGCTATCCATCCGGTCTCAGAGCCCCCGCGGTATAACAGGCAATATGCAGGTCGCAAAATGCGCAAGTCTCAATCTG CAATTTCCACTCCAGTTAGTAGGCAGACTACAATGAG GAGTATCCGTTCACAGTCTCCTACAATTCGTGAGACACATCATCGATCACGGTCCATGTCACCTTCTCGAAAAGCACGAGGGAAATCACCATCGCCACAGCCAGGGTGGCCCCAGCCTGAAGTTGTGAACTCAAATCCAAAAG AAACTAGAGCAGAACCAAAGGCAGAAACAAGAGCAGGTTCGCCGATACCAACTCCCAGTCCCCTTGCGCGATCTACTACAGTCGCAAGAAGACCACCTCTGGATCCGAAGCATTTT AGACAAACTTCGATGCAGCTCCATTCCGACTGGGAGAACCAAAAAGACAAAGAGCGGGAGAAAAGCTCGAGCAAAGGCCGGGGTTTCCTCAAGTCATTGCTCTCAAGACGTCGGTGGAGGAACGACGAGTCGTTGTACAATTACTTGGACGAGTATTGA
- the LOC124666077 gene encoding probable protein ABIL3 isoform X3 → MSLSITRFPILGDLRNLRSQLYSAAEYFEVFYTNNSHRSTVVTSLKDYAVEALVSTVDHLGFVSYKVDNLVNEKADEVNDTELRVSSVEQRVRICQQTIDQEGRSQQSLLIKAPRYHTRYILPGADIAESAIHPVSEPPRYNRQYAGRKMRKSQSAISTPVSRQTTMRSIRSQSPTIRETHHRSRSMSPSRKARGKSPSPQPGWPQPEVVNSNPKGIETRAEPKAETRAGSPIPTPSPLARSTTVARRPPLDPKHFRQTSMQLHSDWENQKDKEREKSSSKGRGFLKSLLSRRRWRNDESLYNYLDEY, encoded by the exons ATGTCCCTGTCAATCACAAGATTTCCTATTTTGGGA GACTTGAGGAATCTGCGGTCACAACTATACTCAGCGGCAGAATATTTTGAAGTATTCTACACAAACAACTCGCACAGATCTAC GGTGGTGACAAGTCTAAAAGACTATGCAGTTGAGGCCCTTGTTAGCACTGTTGACCATCTGGGTTTTGTGTCGTACAAGGTGGATAATCTTGTCAATGAAAAAGCGGATGAGGTTAACGATACAGAGCTTCGAGTGTCGTCGGTTGAACAG AGGGTAAGGATTTGCCAACAGACGATCGACCAAGAGGGAAGATCTCAACAGTCTCTTCTTATTAAGGCACCGCGGTACCACACGCGGTACATTTTACCAG GCGCAGATATAGCGGAGTCTGCTATCCATCCGGTCTCAGAGCCCCCGCGGTATAACAGGCAATATGCAGGTCGCAAAATGCGCAAGTCTCAATCTG CAATTTCCACTCCAGTTAGTAGGCAGACTACAATGAG GAGTATCCGTTCACAGTCTCCTACAATTCGTGAGACACATCATCGATCACGGTCCATGTCACCTTCTCGAAAAGCACGAGGGAAATCACCATCGCCACAGCCAGGGTGGCCCCAGCCTGAAGTTGTGAACTCAAATCCAAAAGGTATAG AAACTAGAGCAGAACCAAAGGCAGAAACAAGAGCAGGTTCGCCGATACCAACTCCCAGTCCCCTTGCGCGATCTACTACAGTCGCAAGAAGACCACCTCTGGATCCGAAGCATTTT AGACAAACTTCGATGCAGCTCCATTCCGACTGGGAGAACCAAAAAGACAAAGAGCGGGAGAAAAGCTCGAGCAAAGGCCGGGGTTTCCTCAAGTCATTGCTCTCAAGACGTCGGTGGAGGAACGACGAGTCGTTGTACAATTACTTGGACGAGTATTGA